One genomic window of Cannabis sativa cultivar Pink pepper isolate KNU-18-1 chromosome 2, ASM2916894v1, whole genome shotgun sequence includes the following:
- the LOC115719783 gene encoding uncharacterized protein LOC115719783 isoform X1, whose product MEFIGREESDDDFDDVPFSKFNVDRVGSSGVQKEFTGGFDVDGVMRKMKEFISRQKKTDESIEVLNNVLEGRFKELQLSLQSYINSKISEGLVFFMELKFNELKEAIENAKISKDGNDSPDESDGKNDDLNDVEVFDVKSQDAIETVGLDENIQYTQVFNDDAPSFDIMSFISSKPDWFTEEKKNTDKLNDEEQVVDDHGLFKDVVKKSKEDEDDGGDDQGLGGGDAVKAIGSDGTNKDNVEGKNTEEAKDVADGSNKDNVEGRAVDVDASVNDVEGVCSKGKLFDSQGTEDSITVSALEIINEKIDAYEGSIKKVCHFLFTVYFFVYSVYFIF is encoded by the exons ATGGAGTTTATTGGCCGAGAAGAGTCAGATGATGACTTTGATGATGTTCCATTCTCAAAGTTTAATGTTGATAGAGTTGGATCTTCTGGTGTACAGAAGGAGTTTACTGGTGGGTTTGATGTCGATGGTGTGATGCGTAAGATGAAGGAGTTTATTTCTAGGCAAAAGAAGACTGATGAGTCTATTGAAGTATTGAATAATGTGTTGGAGGGTAGATTCAAGGAGTTGCAGTTAAGTCTTCAGTCGTATATTAACTCAAAGATCAGCGAAGGCTTGGTTTTTTTTATGGAATTGAAGTTTAATGAGTTGAAGGAAGCTATTGAAAATGCAAAAATTTCTAAAGATGGAAATGATAGTCCTGATGAGAGCGATGGCAAG AATGATGATTTAAATGATGTTGAAGTTTTTGATGTGAAAAGTCAAGATGCAATTGAAACTGTTGGACTCGATGAGAATATCCAATATACTCAG gtTTTTAATGATGATGCTCCTTCATTTGATATTATGAGTTTTATTTCTAGTAAACCTGATTGGTTTactgaagaaaaaaagaatactGATAAATTGAATGATGAAGAACAGGTTGTTGATGATCATGGCCTATTTAAGGATGTTGTTAAAAAATCTAAGGAGGATGAAGATGATGGTGGTGATGACCAg GGTTTGGGGGGTGGTGATGCTGTTAAAGCTATTGGTTCAGATGGGACAAATAAAGACAATGTTGAGGGAAAGAATACTGAAGAAGCAAAAGATGTTGCAGATGGGAGTAATAAAGATAATGTTGAGGGCAGAGCAGTTGATGTAGATGCAAGTGTAAATGATGTTGAAGGTGTTTGTAGTAAGGGAAAGTTGTTTGATAGTCAAGGCACTGAGGATAGTATCACTGTGTCTGCTTTGGAGATTATAAATGAAAAGATTGATGCCTATGAGGGAAGCATTAAAAAGGTTTGTCATTTTTTGTTTACTGTATACTTTTTTGTTTATtcagtttattttatattttga
- the LOC115719783 gene encoding uncharacterized protein LOC115719783 isoform X2: MEFIGREESDDDFDDVPFSKFNVDRVGSSGVQKEFTGGFDVDGVMRKMKEFISRQKKTDESIEVLNNVLEGRFKELQLSLQSYINSKISEGLVFFMELKFNELKEAIENAKISKDGNDSPDESDGKNDDLNDVEVFDVKSQDAIETVGLDENIQYTQVVDDHGLFKDVVKKSKEDEDDGGDDQGLGGGDAVKAIGSDGTNKDNVEGKNTEEAKDVADGSNKDNVEGRAVDVDASVNDVEGVCSKGKLFDSQGTEDSITVSALEIINEKIDAYEGSIKKVCHFLFTVYFFVYSVYFIF, translated from the exons ATGGAGTTTATTGGCCGAGAAGAGTCAGATGATGACTTTGATGATGTTCCATTCTCAAAGTTTAATGTTGATAGAGTTGGATCTTCTGGTGTACAGAAGGAGTTTACTGGTGGGTTTGATGTCGATGGTGTGATGCGTAAGATGAAGGAGTTTATTTCTAGGCAAAAGAAGACTGATGAGTCTATTGAAGTATTGAATAATGTGTTGGAGGGTAGATTCAAGGAGTTGCAGTTAAGTCTTCAGTCGTATATTAACTCAAAGATCAGCGAAGGCTTGGTTTTTTTTATGGAATTGAAGTTTAATGAGTTGAAGGAAGCTATTGAAAATGCAAAAATTTCTAAAGATGGAAATGATAGTCCTGATGAGAGCGATGGCAAG AATGATGATTTAAATGATGTTGAAGTTTTTGATGTGAAAAGTCAAGATGCAATTGAAACTGTTGGACTCGATGAGAATATCCAATATACTCAG GTTGTTGATGATCATGGCCTATTTAAGGATGTTGTTAAAAAATCTAAGGAGGATGAAGATGATGGTGGTGATGACCAg GGTTTGGGGGGTGGTGATGCTGTTAAAGCTATTGGTTCAGATGGGACAAATAAAGACAATGTTGAGGGAAAGAATACTGAAGAAGCAAAAGATGTTGCAGATGGGAGTAATAAAGATAATGTTGAGGGCAGAGCAGTTGATGTAGATGCAAGTGTAAATGATGTTGAAGGTGTTTGTAGTAAGGGAAAGTTGTTTGATAGTCAAGGCACTGAGGATAGTATCACTGTGTCTGCTTTGGAGATTATAAATGAAAAGATTGATGCCTATGAGGGAAGCATTAAAAAGGTTTGTCATTTTTTGTTTACTGTATACTTTTTTGTTTATtcagtttattttatattttga
- the LOC133034672 gene encoding uncharacterized protein LOC133034672, with translation MVKTRSSISPSHSVKVAADKKKMENVSDDGDRDDSDRSGGSGGSSDGSRGSALQKRKRVVDKVKKEDVRNVKKMKQVAEDLPEDYDSEDLEVEVRNDLKEWDLYFKPGEKIQGKVMLFPNQDNIVVKNINSKLTKDQRKLFRDTCFGYFLDSHPVGFQSQLVHNALHREVYQKNEKEMWFKFGDENFRFSLAEFAVVSGLLCVGDADLSKYTHRENAFVDRYFCDQTVTVSAVEHRFMYSDFKSDEYAVKMAVLYLVTNCLISSVYSKKVPVEILNIIGVDEYGSFPWGIPVFELTLHNLKIGLRGVMKGKGVAKPLAKVKGKHLEKGPRSYKLPGLPFAFLVWLYETIPLCLKAKFCSYDSGKPYRFCRWKSIGNPNSSEVEKKVLSSNKVFFIFCKLFICCFYYIL, from the exons ATGGTTAAAACTCGTTCCTCAATTTCTCCTTCGCATTCTGTAAAGGTAGCTGCTGATAAGAAGAAAATGGAAAATGTCTCCGATGATGGAGATCGTGATGATTCTGATCGTTCTGGTGGTTCTGGTGGATCATCGGATGGTAGCCGTGGCTCGGCATtgcaaaagagaaaaagagttgTTGATAAAGTGAAGAAAGAAGATGTTCGAAATGTGAAAAAGATGAAGCAAGTTGCTGAAGATTTGCCTGAGGATTATGATAGTGAAGACTTGGAGGTTGAAGTTCGTAATGATTTGAag gaATGGGATTTATATTTCAAGCCTGGTGAAAAGATTCAGGGAAAAGTGATGTTATTCCCTAATCAGGATAACATTGTTGTCAAAAATATTAATTCCAAGTTGACTAAAGATCAACGTAAGTTGTTTCGTGATACTTGTTTTGGTTATTTTTTGGATAGCCATCCTGTTGGTTTTCAGTCTCAATTAGTTCATAATGCCTTACATAGGGAGGTATAtcagaaaaatgaaaaagaaatgtgGTTTAAGTTTGGTGATGAGAATTTCAGATTCAGTTTAGCTGAGTTTGCTGTTGTTTCTGGTTTACTGTGTGTTGGTGATGCCGATTTGAGTAAGTATACACACAGAGAAAATGCTTTTGTTGATCGATATTTTTGTGATCAGACAGTGACTGTTAGTGCTGTTGAGCATAGGTTTATGTATAGTGATTTCAAGTCAGATGAGTATGCTGTGAAGATGGCTGTTTTGTACCTTGTTACTAATTGTTTGATTAGTAGTGTTTACTCAAAAAAAGTTCCTGTTGAGATTTTGAACATAATTGGGGTTGATGAGTATGGTAGTTTTCCATGGGGTATACCAGTGTTTGAATTAACTTTGCACAATTTAAAGATTGGTCTGAGGGGTGTTATGAAGGGAAAAGGTGTTGCTAAGCCTCTTGCTAAGGTTAAAGGGAAACATTTGGAAAAGGGTCCTCGATCTTATAAACTTCCTGGTTTACCTTTTGCATTTTTGGTTTGGTTGTATGAAACCATTCCTTTGTGCTTGAAGGCAAAGTTTTGTTCCTATGATTCTGGTAAACCATATAGGTTTTGTAGATGGAAGAGTATTGGAAATCCTAATTCAAGTGAAGTTGAGAAGAAAGTTCTATCttcaaataaggtattttttatattttgtaaattgtttatttgttgtttttattatattttgtaa